In Salinigranum marinum, one DNA window encodes the following:
- a CDS encoding NAD-binding protein: protein MPSKRSTRDERLDRTEAADHYVLGGGRVGVAAARRLRAAGHDVGVVNELHCPAELPGRRGDPTDVGVLDDAGLSNAETVVVATRSDARNLLVAGLVRTRFDVPRVVVLTNAPDRVAAVAEAGHDPVCATAALSDALVDSV, encoded by the coding sequence ATGCCATCGAAACGATCCACGAGAGACGAACGACTCGACCGGACGGAGGCGGCCGATCATTACGTCCTCGGCGGCGGGCGCGTCGGGGTGGCGGCGGCCAGACGCCTCCGGGCGGCCGGCCACGACGTCGGCGTCGTCAACGAGTTACACTGCCCAGCAGAACTCCCCGGTCGGCGAGGTGACCCGACGGACGTCGGGGTCTTGGACGACGCCGGACTGTCGAACGCGGAGACGGTCGTCGTGGCGACGCGCTCCGACGCCCGCAACCTGCTCGTCGCAGGGCTCGTCCGGACTCGCTTCGACGTCCCCCGCGTCGTCGTACTGACGAACGCCCCCGATCGAGTGGCCGCCGTGGCCGAGGCCGGTCACGACCCGGTCTGTGCGACGGCCGCACTGTCGGACGCCCTCGTCGACAGCGTATGA
- a CDS encoding Lrp/AsnC family transcriptional regulator yields MKDGNLDSIDKRILYYLQQDARRTSSSDIAERLDLSASTVRTRLNKLENSGIVRGYHLDIDYDLAGYPLYTKIICTAPVPDRDSLASQAQEIHGVTAVREIMTGERNVYVNAIGTDHDDLNRISKDLDALGLEIVDEQLIRDEYVCPYHGFIDEGDDPAPDDVDEVETE; encoded by the coding sequence ATGAAGGACGGGAACCTGGATTCGATAGACAAGCGCATTCTCTATTACCTCCAGCAGGACGCCCGCCGCACGTCGTCCAGCGACATCGCGGAGAGACTCGACCTCTCGGCGAGCACGGTTCGGACACGCCTCAACAAGCTCGAAAACAGCGGCATCGTCCGGGGCTACCACCTCGATATCGACTACGATCTCGCCGGCTATCCGCTGTACACGAAGATCATCTGTACGGCACCGGTTCCCGACCGGGATAGCCTCGCGAGTCAGGCACAGGAGATACACGGGGTGACAGCCGTCCGCGAGATCATGACCGGCGAGCGGAACGTTTACGTGAACGCGATCGGCACGGACCACGACGATCTGAACCGGATCAGCAAAGACCTGGACGCGCTGGGGCTCGAAATCGTCGACGAACAGCTCATTCGGGACGAGTACGTCTGCCCGTACCACGGGTTCATCGACGAGGGCGACGACCCTGCTCCGGACGACGTGGACGAAGTCGAGACGGAGTGA
- a CDS encoding DMT family transporter, with the protein MSRRRHAGLFVLLAAVWGTAFMVTEVGLRTVPPTLLAAVRFDVATLVLAGYLALSDVNWRPARRDWYPLVAGGALLVGVHHAFLFAGQQYVPSAVASVLLGLIPVVTPALTRVTVADERLSPIAGVGVLVGFAGVAVIANPDVSNLLADVRGVALVFASALAFALGAVLTYDRETTLSHPAEQAWMMLVGSALLHVASAVLREPVPTAWPVETVGAVLYLAVVAGVGGFVLYFLLLDALGPVEMSLLEYVIPVFAAFAGWLALDQSLSGTTVAGFGLILVGFLLVKGRTVRAELRRWGAREDARPPADD; encoded by the coding sequence GTGAGCCGACGCAGACACGCCGGGCTGTTCGTCCTCCTCGCGGCCGTGTGGGGGACGGCGTTCATGGTGACCGAAGTCGGCCTCCGGACGGTCCCGCCGACGCTTCTCGCCGCGGTCCGGTTCGACGTCGCGACGCTCGTCCTGGCCGGCTACCTCGCGCTCAGCGACGTCAACTGGCGGCCCGCTCGGCGCGACTGGTACCCGCTCGTCGCCGGTGGGGCGCTCCTCGTCGGCGTCCACCACGCCTTCCTCTTCGCCGGCCAGCAGTACGTGCCCAGCGCCGTCGCGAGCGTCCTCCTCGGACTCATTCCGGTCGTGACTCCGGCGCTGACCCGGGTAACCGTGGCGGACGAGCGCCTCTCGCCGATCGCCGGAGTCGGCGTCCTCGTCGGCTTCGCGGGCGTCGCCGTCATCGCCAACCCCGACGTCTCGAACCTCCTGGCCGACGTCCGCGGCGTCGCGCTCGTCTTCGCGTCGGCGCTGGCGTTCGCGCTCGGTGCCGTGCTCACCTACGACCGCGAGACGACGCTGTCGCACCCCGCCGAACAGGCGTGGATGATGCTCGTCGGGAGCGCCCTGCTCCACGTCGCGTCGGCCGTCCTGCGGGAACCGGTCCCGACCGCCTGGCCCGTCGAGACCGTCGGGGCCGTGCTCTACCTCGCCGTCGTCGCCGGCGTCGGGGGCTTCGTGTTGTACTTCCTCCTCCTCGACGCGCTCGGGCCCGTCGAGATGAGCCTCCTGGAGTACGTCATTCCGGTGTTCGCCGCCTTCGCGGGGTGGCTGGCGCTGGACCAGTCGCTCTCGGGGACGACCGTCGCCGGCTTCGGGCTCATCCTCGTCGGCTTCCTCTTGGTCAAAGGCCGGACGGTGCGGGCGGAGCTGCGGCGGTGGGGTGCGCGTGAGGACGCCCGACCGCCTGCGGACGACTGA
- the thpR gene encoding RNA 2',3'-cyclic phosphodiesterase encodes MRLFVAIDLPADLAADVAAAQRRFGDAPGLRLTDPEQAHVTLKFLGAVDDDAVDGVERAVERAADDAAVEPFEATVGGFGVFPSLDYISVVWTGIRQGTAELTRLHEHVERRTTDLGFEPEAHTFTPHVTLARMDDARGKRAVQGVVREEDPTIGSFRVDEVRLKRSELTPDGPAYSTVATVLL; translated from the coding sequence ATGCGTCTGTTCGTCGCGATCGACCTGCCCGCCGACCTCGCCGCGGACGTCGCCGCCGCCCAGCGGCGGTTCGGGGACGCGCCGGGGCTCCGCCTGACCGATCCGGAGCAGGCCCACGTCACGCTCAAGTTCCTCGGCGCGGTCGACGACGACGCCGTGGACGGGGTCGAACGGGCCGTCGAGCGAGCGGCCGACGACGCCGCCGTCGAACCGTTCGAGGCGACCGTCGGCGGGTTCGGCGTCTTCCCCTCGCTCGACTACATCAGCGTCGTCTGGACCGGCATCCGACAGGGAACCGCGGAGTTGACGCGGCTCCACGAGCACGTCGAGCGCCGGACGACCGACCTCGGCTTCGAGCCCGAGGCCCACACGTTCACGCCGCACGTCACCCTCGCACGGATGGACGACGCCCGCGGGAAGCGGGCGGTCCAGGGGGTCGTCCGCGAGGAGGATCCGACGATCGGCTCGTTTCGGGTGGACGAGGTGCGACTGAAACGCTCGGAACTGACGCCCGACGGGCCCGCGTACTCGACGGTGGCGACCGTTTTGCTCTAG